In Actinoplanes sp. NBC_00393, a single genomic region encodes these proteins:
- the pth gene encoding aminoacyl-tRNA hydrolase: MSDEAPWLVVGLGNPGREYAGNRHNVGFMVADLLASRTGAKFGRAKRAQAEAAECRLGFGGPRLILVKPLTYMNLSGAPVVSLAQFFKVPVSNVIAVHDELDVPFGQVRAKRGGGEGGHNGLRSMSKSLASKEYARVRFGISRPPGRQDPADYVLSDFSAVERKELDFLVDRAADVVEAIVLEGVEWAQNKYHGN, translated from the coding sequence TTGAGCGACGAGGCGCCGTGGCTGGTGGTCGGCCTGGGCAACCCGGGCCGGGAGTACGCCGGGAACCGGCACAACGTGGGCTTCATGGTGGCTGATCTGCTGGCTTCCCGTACCGGTGCCAAGTTCGGCCGGGCGAAGCGCGCGCAGGCGGAGGCTGCGGAGTGCAGGCTCGGCTTCGGTGGTCCGCGGCTGATTCTGGTGAAGCCGCTGACCTACATGAACCTGTCCGGCGCCCCGGTGGTGTCGCTGGCGCAGTTCTTCAAAGTGCCTGTGTCGAATGTGATCGCGGTGCATGATGAGCTGGATGTGCCGTTCGGACAGGTTCGGGCGAAACGTGGCGGTGGCGAGGGCGGGCACAACGGGCTGCGCTCGATGTCGAAGTCGTTGGCCAGCAAGGAATATGCGCGGGTGCGGTTCGGGATCTCCCGCCCGCCGGGCCGGCAGGATCCGGCGGACTACGTGCTCTCCGACTTCTCCGCAGTGGAGCGCAAGGAACTGGACTTCCTGGTGGATCGGGCAGCCGACGTCGTCGAGGCGATCGTTCTCGAGGGTGTCGAGTGGGCGCAGAACAAATACCACGGCAATTGA
- a CDS encoding 50S ribosomal protein L25/general stress protein Ctc — protein MSEVKISAEPRTEFGKGGARRTRRAGLVPAVLYGHGEKPQHIALPAREFAAAIRHGGINQIFTIDIAGGSGATFALPKAIQRDPIKDTFEHVDLLIVKRGEKIQVDVPVTLTGEAAKNTLVVHESNTVAVVADALHLPSELEVSIEGLEAGSHVTAGDVKLPRGTELAVDPETVLAVVSAAQTVAPAEDEAGEGGEAAEGETAE, from the coding sequence GTGTCCGAGGTAAAGATCAGCGCCGAGCCCCGTACCGAGTTCGGCAAGGGTGGTGCCCGTCGCACGCGCCGGGCGGGTCTGGTGCCAGCCGTGCTGTACGGCCACGGCGAGAAGCCGCAGCACATCGCCCTGCCGGCCCGTGAGTTCGCGGCCGCCATTCGTCATGGCGGCATCAACCAGATTTTCACGATCGACATCGCCGGCGGCTCGGGCGCCACGTTCGCCCTGCCGAAGGCGATCCAGCGTGACCCGATCAAGGACACCTTCGAGCACGTCGACCTGCTGATCGTGAAGCGTGGCGAGAAGATCCAGGTGGACGTCCCGGTGACGCTGACCGGTGAGGCCGCCAAGAACACGCTCGTCGTGCACGAGTCGAACACGGTCGCTGTCGTCGCCGACGCGCTGCACCTGCCGTCCGAGCTCGAGGTGTCGATCGAGGGCCTCGAGGCGGGCTCGCACGTCACCGCCGGCGACGTGAAGCTGCCCCGCGGCACCGAGCTCGCGGTGGACCCGGAGACCGTTCTCGCGGTCGTCAGCGCGGCCCAGACCGTCGCGCCGGCCGAGGACGAGGCGGGCGAGGGCGGCGAGGCCGCCGAGGGCGAGACTGCGGAGTAA